In one Salvelinus sp. IW2-2015 linkage group LG26, ASM291031v2, whole genome shotgun sequence genomic region, the following are encoded:
- the prrg1 gene encoding transmembrane gamma-carboxyglutamic acid protein 1 has product MGSVFLPSDLANTVLRRLRRDNGYLLEEIRQGNIQRECREEICTYEEAREAFENDEKTQRFWEEYVRESSGGQQLEGRVHSLYLILPLLLVLLISGVAITVWRCHSRKRSERNPALGHSHRDPTLSLVSMDQWGRDLHDHSELSVNSSPADPGSEVTSARGGRGDPPPSYEEAVGHTDVHIETEPPPQYEDIIGHGK; this is encoded by the exons ATGGGGAGTG tgtTCTTGCCGTCGGACCTGGCCAACACAGTGCTGAGGCGTCTGCGCAGGGACAACGGCTACCTGCTAGAGGAAATCCGCCAGGGCAACATCcagagagagtgcagagaggaGATCTGCACCTACGAGGAAGCCAGGGAGGCCTTTGAGAACGATGAGAAAACT CAACGGTTCTGGGAGGAGTATGTGCGGGAGAGCAGTGGCGGGCAGCAGTTGGAGGGCAGAGTCCACTCCCTCTACCTGATCCTCCCCTTGCTCCTGGTGCTCCTGATCTCCGGCGTGGCCATCACTGTGTGGCGCTGCCACTCCCGCAAGCGCTCGGAACGCAACCCCGCCCTGGGCCACTCCCACCGGGACCCCACCCTATCGTTGGTCTCCATGGACCAGTGGGGMCGGGACCTCCACGACCACTCAGAGCTCAGCGTCAACAGCAGCCCCGCCGACCCGGGCTCGGAGGTCACGTCGGCgaggggaggcagaggagacCCGCCCCCGTCTTACGAGGAGGCGGTCGGCCACACAGATGTGCACATAGAGACAGAGCCTCCGCCTCAGTATGAGGACATCATTGGCCATGGGAAGtga